From the genome of Plasmodium malariae genome assembly, chromosome: 9, one region includes:
- the PCD gene encoding pterin-4a-carbinolamine dehydratase, putative has translation MTVFEKSRINALLPLWNYKIKSNCYNYIERKVIFPSFSKAWQFMNDIREQNEKMNHHCKYVNNYTKVKIKIYTHTTKDVTDKDVQLAIIIDSTLKQYDHKIMKK, from the exons ATGACAGTGTTTGAAAAAAGCAGAATAAATGCTTTATTACCATTAtggaattataaaataaaaagtaattgttataattatatagaaaGAAAAGTCATTTTCCCTTCATTTTCGAAG GCATGGCAGTTTATGAATGATATACGCGAGCAAAATGAAAAGATGAATCATCATTGTAAATACGTAAACAATTATACGAAAgtgaagataaaaatatatacacacacaacAAAGGATGTAACAGATAAAGATGTACAacttgctattattattgataGCACATTAAAGCAGTATGAccataaaataatgaaaaaataa